Proteins encoded within one genomic window of Stigmatopora argus isolate UIUO_Sarg chromosome 21, RoL_Sarg_1.0, whole genome shotgun sequence:
- the calcr gene encoding calcitonin gene-related peptide type 1 receptor, giving the protein MIVKRLSRAEDMEVAICCLWIFCSLALCVADSLPESTPRPGIGERSRCLGKARPQNRSEEIFCGQMWDEFLCWEETPRNTSVTQKCSHQRPGWVTKHCDLDGKWVQVESTCPQARIEELFNVLEDDPTNESKQNIRRKIIEKKEKCLMKMKQDLVGNKTGSFCSPIWDGWLCWDQTPVQTYAVQNCPDYFLDFQPTGRASKYCRESGEWFRHPDSGKFWTNYTLCSSQEKASRRQKLLGSEYKCLLKMSQDPPYNESGLYCNRTWDGWSCWDDTPAGTEATQNCPDFFSDAESTEKASKYCSEDGKWYRHPQSDRTWTNFTQCAVDIQEKMEGASAQLSGVMEQDFPDEITVGPLVNQDQQEPGRERILDSQYKCFEKMKSEPPYNKSRLYCSRNWDGWLCWGDTPVGTYASQNCPNYFVDFDPTEKATKYCGDDGRWFRHQDTNRTWSNYTLCNEHTKLKLKSAYILFYMAIVGHALSIASLLISLAIFFYFRSLSCQRITLHKNLFCSFVLNSALTIIYLVSVVNNPKMVSRNPVGCKVLHFFHMYLLGCNYFWMLCEGIYLHTLIVVAVFAEEQHLHWYYLLGWGFPLVPAIIHAMARKTFFDDNCWMSVETHLLYAVHGPIVAALLVNLFFLLNIIRVLVTKLRDTHRAESNMYMKAVRATLILVPLLGIQFVIFPWRPENRLAGEVYEYVMHILMHYQGLLVATIFCFFNGEVQATLKRQWMQYKMEWGQRRKDHCSMRSTSYTATSITEVPPFMYHQEGNGEHLNARHAEDSELVALKAVEIP; this is encoded by the exons ATGATTGTCAAAAG aCTTTCTCGAGCGGAAGATATGGAAGTCGCCATTTGCTGTCTTTGGATATTTTGCAGTCTTGCACTG TGCGTCGCCGACTCGCTTCCGGAATCGACCCCGCGGCCGGGAATCGGCGAACGGAGTCGATGTCTCGGCAAAGCCAGGCCGCAAAACAGAAGTG AGGAAATTTTTTGCGGGCAAATGTGGGACGAATTTTTGTGCTGGGAAGAAACACCGCGGAATACTTCGGTAACACAAAAGTGTTCGCACCAACGTCCGG GATGGGTGACAAAACATTGTGACCTTGACGGAAAATGGGTCCAAGTAGAATCCACTTGTCCACAAGCAAGAATTGAG GAATTGTTCAATGTGTTGGAGGATGACCCAACAAACGAATCCAAGCAAAACATCAGGaggaaaataattgagaagaaagaaaaatgcctgATGAAAATGAAACAAGATCTGGTTGGGAACAAAACAG GCTCCTTCTGTAGTCCAATTTGGGACGGTTGGCTTTGCTGGGACCAAACACCGGTGCAAACCTACGCCGTGCAGAACTGTCCGGATTATTTTCTGGACTTTCAGCCAACAG GAAGGGCAAGCAAATACTGCAGAGAAAGCGGCGAGTGGTTCCGCCATCCGGACAGCGGCAAATTTTGGACCAACTACACTCTGTGTTCCAGCCAGGAGAAGGCGTCGAGG AGGCAAAAATTGCTGGGGAGTGAGTACAAGTGCCTCCTTAAAATGAGCCAAGACCCGCCCTATAATgagtcag GGCTGTACTGCAATCGGACCTGGGACGGATGGTCGTGCTGGGACGATACGCCGGCAGGAACAGAAGCCACCCAAAATTGCCCAGATTTCTTTTCGGATGCCGAATCCACCG AAAAGGCGAGCAAGTACTGCAGCGAGGACGGGAAATGGTATCGCCACCCGCAAAGCGACAGAACGTGGACCAACTTCACGCAGTGCGCCGTAgacattcaagaaaaaatggaG GGAGCGAGCGCCCAACTTTCGGGGGTCATGGAGCAAGACTTCCCGGACGAGATCACCGTCGGCCCCTTGGTCAACCAGGACCAGCAGGAGCCCGGAAGGGAAAGAATCCTGGACAGCCAGTACAAATGCTTTGAGAAAATGAAGAGCGAACCTCCGTACAACAAGTCAA GACTGTACTGCAGTCGCAACTGGGACGGCTGGTTGTGCTGGGGGGACACTCCGGTGGGGACGTACGCCTCCCAAAACTGCCCCAATTATTTTGTGGATTTTGATCCGACAG AAAAGGCAACTAAATACTGCGGCGATGACGGGCGGTGGTTTCGCCACCAGGACACCAACAGAACTTGGTCCAACTATACTCTCTGCAATGAACACACCAAACTCAAACTGAAG TCAGCGTACATCCTGTTTTACATGGCTATCGTGGGTCACGCCTTATCTATTGCCTCCCTGCTTATCTCCTTGGCCATCTTCTTCTACTTCAG GAGTCTGAGCTGCCAGAGGATAACCCTGCACAAGAACCTTTTCTGTTCCTTCGTGCTCAACTCGGCCCTGACTATTATTTACTTGGTTTCTGTGGTCAACAATCCCAAAATGGTGTCCAGGAATCCC gtcGGCTGCAAAGTACTACACTTCTTCCACATGTATCTGCTTGGGTGCAATTACTTCTGGATGTTATGTGAAGGAATCTATCTGCACACGCTAATCGTTGTGGCCGTGTTTGCCGAGGAGCAGCATTTGCACTGGTACTACCTCTTGGGCTGGG GTTTTCCTCTGGTGCCCGCGATCATCCACGCTATGgcgagaaaaacattttttgatgaCAA CTGTTGGATGAGCGTGGAGACACATTTGCTGTACGCGGTTCACGGTCCCATAGTCGCGGCTCTCCTA GtgaatttgtttttcttgctGAATATCATTCGAGTGCTGGTAACCAAGTTGAGGGACACCCACCGAGCCGAGTCCAACATGTACATGAAGGCCGTGAGGGCCACGCTCATTTTGGTGCCGCTTCTGGGAAtacaatttgtcatttttccgTGGAGGCCCGAGAACAGGCTGGCCGGGGAAGTCTACGAGTATGTCATGCACATACTCATGCACTACCAG GGATTACTGGTGGCAACGATATTCTGCTTCTTCAATGGCGAG GTGCAGGCCACTCTAAAGAGACAATGGATGCAGTACAAGATGGAATGGGGTCAGAGACGAAAGGACCACTGCTCAATGCGTTCCACGTCCTACACAGCCACCTCCATTACGGAGGTGCCGCCCTTTATGTACCACCAGGAAGGCAACGGCGAGCACTTGAACGCCCGCCACGCCGAAGACTCGGAACTGGTGGCTTTGAAAGCGGTAGAAATCccttaa